One segment of Urocitellus parryii isolate mUroPar1 chromosome 5, mUroPar1.hap1, whole genome shotgun sequence DNA contains the following:
- the LOC113175126 gene encoding LOW QUALITY PROTEIN: (Lyso)-N-acylphosphatidylethanolamine lipase-like (The sequence of the model RefSeq protein was modified relative to this genomic sequence to represent the inferred CDS: substituted 1 base at 1 genomic stop codon) — MSQLKNVETKILQCLQNKFLARYVSLPNQNKIWMVTVSPEQKDRTSLVMVHGFGGGVSFWILNMDSLSARLTLHTFDLLGFGRSSRPTFPRDPEGAEDEFVTSIETWRETMGIPSMILLGHSLGGFLATSYSIKYPERVKHLILVDPWGFPLRPTDPGEIRAPPTWVKAVASVLGRSNPLAVLRVAGPWEPGLVQRFRPDFKRKFADFFEDDTISEYIYHCNAQDPSGETAFKAMMESFGWARRPMLERIHLIRKDVPITVIYGANTWIDTSTGKKVKMQLPDSYVXDMEIEGASHHVYADQPHIFNAVVEEICDSVD; from the exons ATGTCTCAGCTGAAGAATGTGGAAACCAAGATCCTCCAGTGTCTCCAGAACAAGTTCCTGGCCCGATATGTGTCTCTCCCAAACCAGAACAAGATCTGGATGGTGACTGTGAGCCCTGAGCAAAAGGACCGCACCTCCCTGGTGATGGTGCATGGCTTTGGAGGTGGTGTGAGCTTCTGGATCCTCAACATGGATTCACTGAGTGCCCGCC tgacACTGCACACCTTTGATCTGCTTGGCTTTGGGCGAAGCTCAAGGCCAACATTCCCAAGAGATCCGGAGGGGGCCGAGGATGAATTTGTGACCTCAATAGAGACATGGAGGGAGACCATGGGGATCCCCAGCATGATCCTCCTAGGGCACAGTTTGGGAGGATTCCTGGCCACCTCTTACTCTATCAAGTACCCTGAAAGAGTTAAACACCTTATCCTGGTGGACCCTTGGGGCTTTCCCCTCCGGCCAACTGACCCCGGTGAGATCCGtgcacctcccacctgggttaaGGCTGTGGCTTCTGTCCTGGGGCGTTCCAATCCCCTGGCTGTTCTTCGAGTAGCTGGGCCCTGGGAGCCTGGCCTGGTACAGCGATTTCGGCCAGACTTCAAGCGTAAATTTGCAGACTTCTTTGAAGATGATACTATATCAGAGTATATCTACCACTGCAATGCACAGGATCCCAGTGGTGAAACAGCATTCAAAGCCATGATGGAGTCCTTTGGCTGGGCCCGGCGCCCCATGTTGGAGCGAATTCACTTAATTCGAAAAGATGTACCCATCACCGTGATCTATGGGGCCAACACCTGGATAGATACTAGCAcgggaaaaaaagtgaagatgCAGCTGCCAGATTCCTATGTCTGAGACATGGAGATTGAGGGTGCATCGCATCATGTCTATGCTGACCAGCCGCACATCTTTAATGCTGTAGTGGAAGAGATCTGTGACTCAGTGGATTGA